From one Prochlorococcus marinus XMU1404 genomic stretch:
- a CDS encoding SAM-dependent methyltransferase produces the protein MNSLPANNPDWLVKKIKKMGGTISFYDFMNFVLNDPINGYYGSGKAELGVRGDFVTSPSLSDDFAFLAGRQIEDWLIQFKSSFLCNQKLAVIEFGAGDGSFMSGLIKYFLENSKNFLEGVSFVIIEPNEGMVEKQKNKLEEFLNLGIDILWKGLEEVEENNINGIVVANEVLDALPVERITFSKGKLLRQAVSVDKNSNKLFFDEMPITSELGKSIELAKSELGITIPPVDAIEGWTTEWHVDNSKWLEAIYGKINNGILLIIDYAKEAKKYYNSKNSDGTIVSYENQKMNNNVLDSPGYCDLTSHVCIETLINDAETLGFNTVGITKQGEALLALGLAERLYGIQREFKEDLSNALLRREALLRLVDPVSLGDFKWFVFNKFKEKGMNINSTCLR, from the coding sequence ATGAATAGCTTACCTGCGAATAATCCGGATTGGTTAGTAAAAAAAATAAAAAAAATGGGAGGCACTATAAGTTTTTATGACTTTATGAATTTTGTTTTAAATGATCCTATTAATGGTTATTACGGCAGCGGAAAAGCTGAGTTAGGCGTTCGAGGGGATTTCGTCACATCACCCTCTTTATCTGATGACTTTGCTTTTTTGGCTGGTAGACAGATAGAAGATTGGTTAATTCAGTTCAAAAGTAGTTTTTTATGTAATCAGAAATTAGCTGTAATTGAATTTGGAGCTGGAGATGGAAGCTTTATGAGTGGATTAATTAAATATTTCTTAGAAAATAGTAAGAATTTTTTGGAAGGAGTTTCTTTTGTAATTATTGAACCTAATGAAGGGATGGTAGAAAAACAAAAAAATAAATTGGAGGAATTTTTAAATTTAGGTATTGATATTTTGTGGAAAGGTTTGGAAGAAGTAGAAGAAAATAATATAAATGGAATAGTTGTTGCGAATGAGGTTTTAGATGCTCTGCCAGTAGAGAGAATAACCTTCTCAAAAGGAAAATTACTTCGACAAGCGGTTTCTGTAGACAAAAATTCAAATAAATTATTTTTTGATGAAATGCCAATTACAAGTGAATTGGGAAAAAGTATTGAACTTGCTAAAAGTGAGTTGGGAATCACTATCCCGCCTGTAGATGCTATTGAAGGATGGACAACCGAATGGCATGTAGATAATTCAAAATGGTTAGAAGCTATTTATGGAAAAATCAATAATGGTATTTTATTGATAATTGATTACGCTAAAGAAGCTAAAAAATACTATAACTCTAAGAATTCTGATGGGACGATAGTTTCTTATGAAAATCAAAAAATGAATAATAATGTACTAGATTCTCCTGGATATTGCGACTTAACATCTCATGTGTGCATAGAAACTTTAATTAATGATGCTGAGACTCTTGGATTTAATACTGTTGGAATAACCAAACAAGGAGAGGCTTTGTTGGCACTTGGATTGGCAGAGAGACTTTATGGAATTCAGAGGGAATTTAAGGAGGATTTGTCAAATGCTCTTTTAAGAAGAGAGGCATTACTTAGACTCGTAGATCCTGTAAGTCTAGGTGATTTTAAGTGGTTTGTTTTTAATAAATTTAAGGAGAAGGGAATGAATATAAATTCAACCTGTTTGCGTTAA
- a CDS encoding Notch domain-containing protein: MSNKFYKWWENHRKVLTYGAFIVLFGFYLSPIVKEAKYKNQCIKYSTKGALTKFNKDDIGETLLKETGLKIDELAKIEGYKNCKN, translated from the coding sequence GTGTCCAATAAATTTTATAAATGGTGGGAAAACCACAGAAAAGTTTTAACCTATGGGGCTTTTATCGTCTTGTTTGGTTTTTATTTATCTCCTATTGTCAAAGAAGCAAAATATAAAAACCAATGCATTAAGTACTCCACTAAAGGAGCATTAACTAAATTTAATAAAGACGATATCGGAGAAACTTTATTAAAAGAAACAGGTTTGAAAATTGATGAACTAGCGAAGATTGAAGGTTATAAGAATTGCAAAAATTAA
- a CDS encoding DUF1499 domain-containing protein yields MVSSIQGLAPITNPLNSVLIEKKLINVDQKFIQLVSLAEGLPRTEVVESGRNYWRGVCRSLIFRFPDDLEILKLDVRSYVDRSKGIIQIRSAARLGQSDLGVNLRRVEYLFNQLEKF; encoded by the coding sequence ATGGTTTCCTCCATCCAAGGTCTTGCTCCTATAACTAATCCATTAAACAGTGTTCTAATAGAAAAGAAACTAATCAATGTTGATCAGAAGTTTATTCAACTTGTTTCTCTGGCAGAAGGGTTACCTCGTACAGAAGTTGTTGAAAGTGGAAGGAATTATTGGAGAGGTGTTTGTAGAAGTTTGATTTTTAGATTTCCAGATGACCTCGAAATTTTGAAGCTTGATGTAAGAAGTTATGTAGATAGATCAAAAGGAATTATTCAGATAAGATCTGCAGCAAGATTAGGGCAATCAGATTTAGGTGTAAATCTTAGAAGAGTGGAATATTTATTTAATCAATTAGAGAAATTTTAA
- a CDS encoding SDR family oxidoreductase: MPTYLITGTNRGIGLELCRQIHKRGDYVIATCRKASKELRDLGVRIEENIEISSDESITNLCKKLSGVNLDCLIHNAGIYEFNSFENFDKKSILRQFEVNALSPIFITHSLKHLLKRSSKVAFITSRMGSIEDNKSGSSYGYRMSKVSLSMAAKSLSIDLSKEDIYVAILHPGLVSTRMTGFTRNGISPEESANGILKRIDSLNKKNSGTFWHVNGEVLPW, from the coding sequence ATGCCGACTTATTTAATTACAGGAACAAATAGGGGTATTGGATTAGAATTATGTAGGCAAATTCATAAGAGAGGAGATTATGTAATTGCAACGTGTAGGAAAGCTTCAAAAGAACTTAGAGATTTAGGCGTGAGAATTGAAGAGAATATAGAAATTTCTTCTGATGAGTCGATCACAAATTTGTGTAAAAAATTATCTGGAGTTAATTTAGATTGCTTAATTCATAATGCAGGAATTTATGAATTTAATTCTTTCGAAAACTTTGATAAAAAAAGTATTTTGCGTCAATTTGAAGTCAATGCATTGAGCCCAATATTTATCACTCATTCACTTAAACATCTTTTAAAAAGATCTTCTAAAGTTGCTTTTATCACAAGTAGAATGGGCTCTATTGAAGATAATAAATCTGGAAGTTCTTATGGTTACAGGATGTCTAAAGTCTCCTTATCCATGGCAGCAAAATCACTTTCTATAGATTTATCAAAAGAAGATATTTATGTAGCTATTTTGCATCCTGGGTTAGTGAGTACAAGAATGACTGGCTTTACAAGAAATGGAATTAGTCCTGAAGAATCAGCAAATGGCATTTTAAAACGTATAGATTCTTTAAATAAAAAAAACTCAGGTACGTTTTGGCATGTCAACGGAGAAGTTTTGCCTTGGTAA
- a CDS encoding TIGR02450 family Trp-rich protein: MKWPPTLCWTSPKTINGNRHFQVKAYGGKKEDRWVDIFPAKNKKDIKRISWEKLKSEWTTGWFSLPKDKD, from the coding sequence ATGAAATGGCCTCCTACTCTTTGTTGGACATCACCAAAGACTATTAATGGCAATAGGCATTTTCAAGTTAAAGCTTATGGTGGTAAAAAAGAGGATAGATGGGTTGATATTTTTCCTGCCAAAAATAAAAAAGATATTAAAAGGATTTCATGGGAAAAACTAAAATCAGAATGGACTACTGGATGGTTCAGTCTCCCAAAAGATAAAGATTAA
- a CDS encoding NAD-dependent DNA ligase has product MKTYLEERIEWYEDNYRNGNALISDKQFDQLEKNLLRINPNCDYFRRKNKLVLPSLEKGSVDEFLKGLLADTRLLIEPKIDGCAVALQYINGNLEKAISRKGSNVTSKLIKFQNIPNKLSLRGVLQVRGELYAPNQSPHISQRIASRFLRAKEGFSESLSFCAFQIINSKLNQYESKKCLSKLGFTIPEDISCNFTSQVKVFRKQWLEGKLFRKYPTDGIVVKINSRKLQLIREKSNLDYPYWQMAIKS; this is encoded by the coding sequence ATGAAGACTTATTTAGAAGAGCGAATTGAATGGTATGAAGATAATTATAGAAATGGGAATGCTTTAATTTCTGATAAGCAGTTCGACCAACTTGAAAAGAATTTATTGAGAATTAACCCCAATTGTGATTACTTCAGAAGGAAAAATAAACTAGTTTTACCTTCATTAGAAAAGGGTTCAGTTGATGAATTTTTGAAAGGATTATTAGCAGATACTAGATTATTAATTGAACCTAAAATTGATGGTTGTGCTGTTGCTTTGCAATACATTAATGGAAACTTGGAGAAAGCAATTTCAAGAAAAGGAAGTAACGTTACTAGTAAACTTATAAAATTTCAAAACATTCCAAATAAACTCTCTTTAAGAGGAGTTCTTCAAGTTAGAGGGGAATTATACGCACCCAATCAAAGTCCACATATCTCTCAAAGAATCGCCTCTAGATTTCTCAGAGCTAAAGAAGGATTTTCTGAAAGCCTTAGCTTCTGTGCATTTCAAATAATTAATTCAAAACTTAACCAATATGAGTCCAAAAAGTGTCTTTCTAAACTTGGCTTCACGATACCAGAAGATATTTCATGCAACTTTACGAGCCAAGTTAAAGTATTTAGAAAACAATGGCTAGAGGGGAAGCTATTTAGGAAATATCCAACAGATGGGATAGTAGTAAAGATAAATTCTAGAAAATTACAATTAATTAGAGAAAAATCAAATTTAGATTATCCTTATTGGCAAATGGCAATAAAAAGTTAA
- a CDS encoding DUF1651 domain-containing protein: MTSGVANVRANFYHGSLIDPPAGWLFNQKGGLLIFFECYKKSLSNNLKVYTHLFYSNELGEPAQLKNSRLHSIDCACETWNELISGGWQIVTGKFQ; encoded by the coding sequence ATGACATCAGGAGTCGCTAATGTTCGGGCTAATTTTTATCATGGCAGCCTTATTGACCCCCCAGCTGGCTGGTTGTTTAACCAAAAAGGTGGTTTATTAATTTTTTTTGAGTGTTATAAGAAATCTTTATCTAATAACTTAAAAGTATATACTCACCTTTTTTATTCAAATGAATTAGGTGAACCAGCCCAACTTAAAAACTCAAGACTTCATTCTATTGATTGTGCTTGTGAAACATGGAATGAATTAATTTCTGGAGGCTGGCAAATTGTTACTGGTAAATTCCAGTAA
- a CDS encoding 5-(carboxyamino)imidazole ribonucleotide synthase: protein MSFKKNINDIKKNYSLGIIGGGQLALMLTEAAQKRDLEVCVQTKSCDDPAGSKADHVIEADPLKIRGNKSLINECEKIIFENEWIKIDKLNLIDNKDIFVPSLNAIKPLVDRFSQKKLIDRMNIPCPKWISIEDFKNLSDEEINNWTFPLMAKSNKGGYDGKGNRKIKTKEDLDSFLKENNSDEWLIEEWIEYEKELALVGSRDRTGKIRFFPIVETFQSNHVCDWVLAPGTNEYDLNLFAINIFSSIVNELNYVGVLAIEFFYGDNGLLVNEIAPRTHNSAHFSIEACTSSQFDQYVCISSGMMPPEIKMNCEGAIMINLLGLRKNFPISMETRIKMLSEIEGSNIHSYGKSREILGRKMAHITFLLNGKTHSERYDEAQVLLTMVRDIWPSPNA from the coding sequence ATGAGTTTTAAAAAAAATATAAACGATATTAAGAAAAATTATTCCCTAGGAATAATTGGTGGTGGTCAACTAGCTTTGATGCTAACCGAGGCAGCACAAAAAAGAGATTTAGAAGTATGTGTGCAAACAAAATCTTGTGATGATCCTGCTGGTTCAAAAGCAGATCATGTCATAGAAGCTGATCCTTTAAAAATAAGAGGTAATAAATCATTAATTAATGAGTGTGAAAAAATAATTTTTGAAAATGAATGGATAAAAATTGATAAATTAAATTTAATTGACAATAAGGATATTTTTGTTCCAAGCCTTAATGCAATTAAGCCATTAGTAGATAGATTTTCTCAAAAAAAATTAATAGATAGAATGAATATCCCATGCCCAAAATGGATAAGTATTGAAGATTTTAAAAATCTCTCGGATGAAGAAATCAATAATTGGACTTTTCCTCTAATGGCAAAATCAAATAAAGGTGGATATGACGGTAAAGGGAACAGAAAAATAAAGACAAAAGAAGATTTAGATTCTTTTTTAAAAGAAAATAATTCTGATGAATGGTTAATAGAAGAATGGATAGAGTATGAAAAGGAATTAGCTCTTGTTGGTTCGAGAGATAGGACCGGTAAGATAAGATTCTTTCCAATCGTTGAGACATTCCAATCAAACCATGTTTGTGATTGGGTTCTTGCACCTGGAACAAATGAATATGATTTGAACTTATTTGCAATAAATATTTTCTCTTCAATAGTCAATGAACTTAATTACGTTGGAGTTTTGGCTATTGAATTCTTCTATGGAGACAATGGTCTTTTAGTTAATGAAATAGCTCCTAGAACACATAACTCAGCTCATTTCTCTATTGAAGCTTGTACTTCAAGTCAGTTTGATCAATATGTTTGTATTTCTTCTGGGATGATGCCGCCTGAAATTAAAATGAACTGTGAAGGGGCAATTATGATAAATCTACTGGGATTAAGAAAGAATTTCCCAATCTCAATGGAGACCAGAATTAAAATGTTATCTGAAATTGAGGGTTCTAATATTCATTCTTATGGCAAATCTCGCGAAATTCTGGGAAGAAAAATGGCTCACATCACATTTTTATTAAATGGTAAAACGCATTCAGAAAGATATGATGAAGCTCAAGTTTTATTAACTATGGTAAGAGACATATGGCCATCTCCAAATGCATAA
- a CDS encoding chlorophyll a/b-binding protein translates to MDALTSFIVVIIAITIQFSLYAIKRLQEPLEPNYLIDKNSKKINNYMGKYWKNAEMTNGRLAMIGLSALIINYGFFGWIIPGFI, encoded by the coding sequence ATGGATGCTCTTACTAGTTTTATAGTTGTTATTATCGCTATTACAATCCAATTCTCCTTATACGCAATCAAAAGGCTCCAAGAACCTTTAGAACCAAATTATTTGATAGATAAAAATTCAAAAAAAATTAACAACTATATGGGTAAATATTGGAAAAATGCCGAAATGACAAACGGTAGACTAGCTATGATTGGTCTTTCAGCATTAATAATAAACTATGGTTTTTTTGGGTGGATAATTCCAGGATTTATTTAA
- the aroB gene encoding 3-dehydroquinate synthase, which translates to MNKRKILVPLGDKSYEVTLEAGILNNISEELLKIGITKNRKILVISNEEISNLYGEKFLNNLKENQFQAKMFLIKAGESYKNLKTLSEIYDVAFEFGLDRNSIIIALGGGIVGDVSGFAAATWLRGIEYIQIPTTLLSMVDSSVGGKTGVNHPKGKNLIGAFNQPKAVFIDPETLKSLPKREFNAGMAEVIKYGVIRDKELFEYLEIENNKNELINLKNDYLIKIINSSIKTKSHIVSQDEHENGVRAILNYGHSFGHVIENLCGYGKFLHGEAISIGMNIAGEIAIEKGLWSKEELERQKNLLRSYNLPTAIPQINKEDVLKILMGDKKVRDGKMRFILPKGIGEVDIYDDVEDALFLKFFS; encoded by the coding sequence GTGAATAAGAGAAAAATACTAGTCCCATTAGGTGATAAGTCATACGAAGTAACTCTAGAAGCAGGGATACTGAATAATATCAGCGAAGAACTTTTAAAAATTGGAATAACAAAGAATAGAAAAATACTTGTGATTTCAAATGAAGAAATATCAAATTTGTATGGAGAAAAATTCCTAAATAATTTAAAAGAGAATCAATTTCAGGCCAAAATGTTCCTCATCAAGGCTGGAGAATCATATAAAAACTTAAAAACCTTAAGTGAAATATATGATGTTGCATTTGAATTTGGCTTAGATAGAAATTCAATAATTATTGCCCTTGGAGGAGGAATTGTTGGAGATGTAAGTGGCTTCGCAGCTGCCACTTGGCTGAGAGGTATCGAATATATTCAGATTCCAACAACATTATTATCAATGGTTGATTCATCTGTGGGAGGAAAAACAGGAGTAAATCATCCAAAAGGTAAAAATTTAATTGGAGCTTTTAATCAACCTAAAGCAGTTTTTATTGATCCAGAAACTTTAAAAAGTTTGCCCAAAAGAGAATTTAATGCAGGCATGGCCGAAGTAATAAAATACGGAGTAATAAGAGATAAAGAACTTTTTGAATACTTAGAAATTGAAAATAACAAAAATGAACTTATAAATCTCAAGAATGATTATCTAATTAAAATAATTAATAGTTCAATAAAAACAAAGTCTCATATCGTTTCTCAAGACGAACATGAGAATGGTGTTAGAGCAATATTGAATTATGGTCATTCTTTTGGTCATGTTATTGAAAATTTATGTGGATACGGCAAATTTCTACATGGTGAGGCAATATCAATTGGTATGAATATTGCGGGGGAAATAGCAATTGAGAAAGGGTTATGGTCTAAAGAAGAATTAGAAAGACAGAAGAATCTTTTGAGGAGTTACAATCTTCCTACCGCGATCCCACAAATAAATAAAGAAGACGTTCTTAAAATACTTATGGGCGATAAAAAAGTTCGTGATGGCAAAATGAGATTTATATTACCGAAAGGAATTGGTGAAGTGGATATATATGATGACGTAGAGGATGCATTATTTTTAAAGTTTTTTTCTTAA
- a CDS encoding potassium channel family protein: MKLRLFEFYFIKDYLRPWFGLIYSLFFLFFLGAIGYRITEGWEWSDCLWMVLITITTIGFGEVQPLSPEGRIVTVLVIVGGLIFIQFTFQKAVRLFESGYFQRVNELRFKRLLRKMENHVILCGYGRVGQEISNQIKTQNIPIIVVESDEDRKKIAEENGLEVLCADATLDETLKLAGLEKCKSLVVTLPNDAANLYVVLSAKGIRSSIRVIARAGTEEAANKLRLAGASIVVSPYIAAGRAMASMALRPIAIDFLDLLAGSECEIEEFELSNDISLFETAEKRSLSELGIGKKSGAKILAIKENEKLFTNPGGNFILQPGQVLIAFGSKEQLNILNGLLGNLVVAVELLK, encoded by the coding sequence ATGAAGCTTAGATTATTTGAGTTCTATTTTATTAAAGACTATTTAAGACCTTGGTTTGGTCTTATTTATTCTTTATTCTTTCTGTTTTTTTTAGGTGCTATTGGCTATCGAATAACAGAGGGATGGGAATGGAGTGATTGCTTATGGATGGTTCTGATCACAATAACCACTATTGGTTTTGGAGAAGTTCAACCTTTAAGCCCTGAAGGCAGGATAGTAACTGTTTTAGTAATCGTTGGCGGATTGATCTTTATTCAATTTACCTTTCAAAAAGCTGTTAGATTATTCGAATCCGGCTATTTTCAAAGAGTAAACGAATTACGTTTTAAAAGACTTCTTAGAAAAATGGAAAATCATGTAATTTTGTGCGGATATGGGAGGGTAGGTCAGGAAATATCTAACCAGATAAAAACGCAAAATATTCCAATTATTGTTGTTGAGAGTGATGAAGATAGAAAAAAGATTGCTGAAGAAAACGGTTTAGAAGTTCTTTGTGCAGACGCCACTCTTGATGAGACGTTAAAACTGGCAGGGTTAGAAAAATGCAAAAGCTTGGTCGTTACCTTACCTAATGATGCTGCGAATTTATATGTAGTTTTAAGTGCTAAAGGGATAAGAAGTTCTATAAGAGTAATTGCAAGAGCTGGAACTGAAGAAGCCGCAAATAAGTTGAGATTAGCTGGGGCAAGTATAGTAGTAAGTCCTTATATTGCCGCAGGAAGAGCAATGGCATCAATGGCATTAAGACCTATTGCTATTGACTTCCTTGATCTTCTCGCCGGAAGTGAATGTGAAATTGAAGAATTTGAATTAAGTAATGATATTAGTCTTTTTGAAACAGCAGAGAAAAGATCACTTTCTGAACTTGGAATAGGCAAAAAAAGTGGTGCAAAAATTTTAGCTATTAAAGAAAATGAAAAGTTGTTTACTAATCCTGGAGGTAATTTCATACTTCAACCAGGACAGGTATTAATAGCATTTGGTAGTAAAGAACAACTAAATATTTTGAACGGACTTTTAGGAAATCTTGTTGTGGCAGTAGAGCTATTAAAATAG
- a CDS encoding TPM domain-containing protein: MPTKINYLLGIFLSILVLISQKPVFAINNPNLLPEVKTPVIDLAKTLSPNQKKSLEDKLNNLEIESGWKIKYLSQFESSPGSAIKDYWDLDETSLLIVADPRGGNLLNFNVGEAYFNFMPRLFWVELQTRFGNQYYVKDHGEDGAVLDAINSVKICLERGGCQVVPGLPKEQYIWTLCTSILGGLVAGFASAPRKEGQVISIGFLALLSPLWGMLFGIFGLAPIISRTNDLLPLFKNGLAFTAAGIAGYILSQTLFSRYEKPKNT, from the coding sequence ATGCCTACAAAGATTAACTATTTATTGGGAATATTTCTATCCATATTAGTTTTAATTTCACAAAAACCCGTTTTCGCTATAAATAATCCAAATCTCTTACCAGAAGTAAAAACTCCAGTAATTGATTTAGCTAAAACGTTAAGCCCTAATCAAAAAAAATCTTTAGAGGACAAACTCAATAATCTAGAAATTGAAAGTGGGTGGAAAATTAAATATTTATCTCAGTTTGAGAGTTCTCCTGGTAGTGCAATAAAGGACTATTGGGATTTAGATGAGACAAGTTTATTGATAGTCGCAGATCCTAGAGGAGGAAATTTACTTAACTTTAACGTCGGAGAGGCTTATTTTAATTTTATGCCAAGGTTATTTTGGGTTGAACTTCAAACAAGATTTGGTAATCAATATTATGTAAAAGATCACGGTGAGGATGGCGCAGTATTAGATGCAATTAATTCCGTAAAGATTTGCCTTGAGAGAGGAGGGTGTCAAGTTGTCCCTGGCCTACCCAAAGAACAATATATATGGACGTTATGTACATCTATTCTTGGAGGTTTAGTAGCAGGTTTCGCTTCTGCCCCAAGAAAAGAAGGTCAAGTCATATCAATTGGATTTTTAGCTCTTCTTTCTCCTTTATGGGGAATGTTATTTGGAATTTTTGGTTTGGCACCGATAATATCCAGAACGAATGATTTATTACCATTATTTAAAAATGGTTTAGCTTTTACAGCTGCAGGAATTGCAGGTTATATCTTGTCTCAAACATTATTTTCAAGATATGAAAAGCCCAAAAATACTTAA
- a CDS encoding DUP family protein, which translates to MKSKKNNSDPIDNLEYEKVLEEEIINSYESKFQEVTKQSSKKTKFYKLKRTPLEIVNRTFFFFFIGSFLFSLFLAYSESKLWFILYVISTLSCVLYTPNRKALKELIAAWPNIEDLIKGRSLWRKDK; encoded by the coding sequence ATGAAAAGTAAAAAGAATAATAGTGATCCAATTGATAACTTAGAGTACGAGAAAGTTCTAGAGGAAGAAATAATTAATTCATACGAAAGTAAATTTCAAGAAGTTACTAAACAAAGTAGTAAAAAGACTAAATTTTACAAGCTTAAAAGAACTCCATTGGAGATTGTAAATAGGACATTTTTCTTTTTCTTTATTGGAAGTTTTCTTTTCTCTTTGTTTTTAGCTTATTCAGAAAGTAAGTTGTGGTTCATACTTTATGTAATAAGTACATTGTCTTGTGTTTTATATACTCCCAATAGAAAAGCACTGAAAGAATTAATAGCAGCCTGGCCAAATATAGAAGATCTTATCAAAGGGAGGAGTTTGTGGAGAAAAGATAAGTAA
- a CDS encoding DUF1651 domain-containing protein gives MTLGGANVWTNFSYGYRNESPSGWLLSPDRSRLILFTRNKKSPRNSMRIFAHTYYANDLGEPMAIKSSTQIYLDNAWDKWHDLQLEGWTFEELELPESV, from the coding sequence ATGACTTTAGGAGGAGCTAATGTTTGGACTAATTTTTCTTACGGTTATCGTAATGAGTCCCCAAGTGGTTGGTTGCTTAGTCCAGACCGCAGCAGATTAATTTTATTTACAAGGAATAAAAAATCTCCAAGAAATAGTATGAGAATTTTTGCTCATACATATTATGCAAATGATCTTGGTGAGCCAATGGCAATTAAATCATCCACTCAAATATATCTGGATAATGCCTGGGATAAATGGCATGACCTTCAATTAGAAGGTTGGACTTTTGAAGAACTTGAATTACCTGAATCAGTATGA
- a CDS encoding DUF3303 domain-containing protein produces the protein MQRYLISYEFTDGEDQEEGAEMLINWYESGGPQNRPENYEVHSWIFMVQNGIGHSVVSADSLETIWKQWHPWRRLMDISIQPCMDLDETVGLFKKQKMNTRIV, from the coding sequence ATGCAAAGGTATTTGATTTCCTACGAATTTACTGATGGCGAGGATCAAGAAGAAGGGGCAGAGATGCTGATTAATTGGTACGAATCAGGTGGTCCCCAAAACAGACCCGAAAACTATGAGGTTCATTCTTGGATTTTTATGGTTCAAAATGGGATTGGACATTCTGTAGTTAGTGCAGATTCACTTGAGACAATTTGGAAACAATGGCATCCATGGAGGAGATTAATGGATATCAGTATTCAGCCGTGCATGGATCTTGATGAGACAGTAGGATTATTCAAAAAACAAAAAATGAATACACGAATAGTCTAA
- a CDS encoding TIGR04168 family protein — protein sequence MKVLSIIKPNIVLFVGDISDGSVKIIKKINEIRIPTFVILGNHDRGKDSTGETLSKQIRVLGGKYCAWDLKVFNNQINLLSARPCSSGGGYYLSKEVKGVYGPITEQDSINKIIKCSEKTVENIPLIIMSHAGPSGLGSEPKSICGKDWKLPSLDWGDRDLSVAISKIQKRRKVDLVIFGHMHNRLKRNLGLREMFKIDTKGTIYFNTAVVPRYKTDEDGKLLINFSWIEFEKKELRHVSHRWYSESGEICEEEKFFKI from the coding sequence TTGAAAGTTTTATCGATTATTAAACCGAATATTGTTTTATTTGTTGGTGATATTTCTGATGGGAGTGTCAAAATAATTAAAAAAATAAATGAGATCAGAATTCCTACTTTTGTGATTTTAGGAAATCATGATAGAGGGAAGGATTCTACAGGCGAAACTCTCTCAAAGCAGATACGTGTTCTTGGTGGAAAATATTGTGCATGGGATTTGAAAGTTTTTAATAATCAAATAAATTTACTATCTGCAAGACCATGTAGTTCTGGCGGAGGCTATTATCTTTCTAAAGAAGTTAAAGGTGTTTATGGACCTATCACTGAACAAGATTCAATTAATAAAATTATCAAATGTTCGGAAAAGACTGTTGAAAATATACCTTTAATAATTATGTCTCATGCTGGCCCTTCGGGTTTAGGCTCAGAACCTAAAAGCATTTGTGGGAAAGACTGGAAATTACCCTCTTTAGATTGGGGAGATAGAGATTTGTCTGTGGCTATTTCTAAAATACAAAAGAGAAGAAAAGTTGATCTTGTAATTTTTGGTCATATGCACAATCGGCTTAAAAGAAATCTTGGTTTAAGAGAGATGTTTAAGATAGATACCAAAGGAACGATTTATTTCAACACTGCTGTAGTGCCAAGATATAAAACTGATGAAGACGGGAAATTACTAATTAACTTTTCATGGATTGAGTTTGAAAAAAAGGAATTAAGACATGTTTCTCATCGATGGTATTCAGAGTCTGGTGAAATTTGTGAAGAAGAGAAATTTTTTAAGATTTAG
- a CDS encoding molecular chaperone DnaJ, whose amino-acid sequence MNTQELKVNYTKLLNKAAKANGRKETVSYLNRAAKVKSKLYSNTKVNCFRCNGAGFLRISLDETKTCLSCYGKGFLIKEIQQV is encoded by the coding sequence ATGAATACTCAAGAACTTAAAGTCAACTACACAAAGCTCTTAAACAAAGCTGCTAAAGCAAATGGACGTAAAGAAACAGTTTCTTACTTAAATCGTGCTGCTAAAGTCAAGTCAAAACTCTATTCAAATACTAAAGTAAATTGTTTTAGATGTAATGGAGCAGGTTTTCTAAGAATTTCATTAGATGAGACTAAAACATGTCTATCATGCTATGGGAAGGGTTTTTTAATTAAAGAAATTCAGCAGGTTTAA